Proteins from one Candidatus Polarisedimenticolaceae bacterium genomic window:
- a CDS encoding DUF4136 domain-containing protein, translating into MLEKIMNRWIVAACVVVLLAAAPAHAGKIKTDFNPKADFDAYRTWDWVEGHDVGHRGVLAGKAARELVESALTSDLERVGLRRVAAGEKPDLVVRYVGEVSDAAKGTTSGYLGGYEPYIMGEWSQGFQTALNVSEKSATMMVDLIDPDTKMLVWRAFIEQKYGSTASQIGSPVAEAVRKAFEDYPPSESARARKLKEWEKREKAK; encoded by the coding sequence ATGCTGGAGAAGATCATGAATCGATGGATCGTCGCCGCCTGCGTCGTCGTCCTCCTGGCGGCCGCACCCGCCCATGCCGGCAAGATCAAGACGGACTTCAACCCGAAGGCCGACTTCGATGCGTATCGGACCTGGGACTGGGTGGAGGGCCACGACGTCGGCCACCGCGGGGTCCTCGCCGGGAAGGCCGCACGGGAGCTCGTCGAGAGCGCCCTCACGAGCGACCTCGAGCGGGTGGGCCTCCGCCGCGTCGCCGCGGGGGAGAAGCCCGACCTCGTCGTCCGCTACGTGGGGGAGGTCTCCGACGCGGCGAAGGGCACGACCTCCGGCTACCTGGGGGGGTACGAGCCGTACATCATGGGGGAGTGGAGCCAGGGGTTCCAGACGGCCCTGAACGTCTCGGAGAAGTCCGCGACGATGATGGTCGACCTCATCGATCCCGACACCAAGATGCTCGTTTGGCGCGCGTTCATCGAGCAGAAGTACGGATCGACCGCGAGCCAGATCGGAAGCCCCGTGGCCGAGGCGGTGCGCAAGGCGTTCGAGGATTACCCGCCGAGCGAATCGGCCCGCGCGCGCAAGCTCAAGGAGTGGGAGAAACGCGAAAAGGCTAAATGA
- a CDS encoding PAS domain-containing protein produces MAYTPADLRSELESHVRFETMLVELSLQFLRIPADEVDGAITQAQQRVCEALGVDVSALWQWSGDGESDVTLTHLHRPMGGPPFPQGMNAAEDFPWFLERISAGRPVVAPSPEDFPPEGARDRETLRRLGIISSVALPLAVGGAPPFGAISFNTMRERRDWPGEVLRRLDLVAQIFANALSRKRSDRALKESEERLSLAAESGELGLWSLDLAGGRLWATPKSRELFGLPADTSLTLDGVLELIHRDDRDSVLRTIDEVVRSRQVGRLEYRVRRPDGHEAWIVSRGRVRCDPAGKPAILMGVSVDVSERHRAEEISRNLGGRILAAHEEERSRLARELHDDVSQRLACFAIDVARIESQVTTASTGKALRDLRTALARLGEDIHALSHQLHPSILVDLGLVAALTAECERFALQQSIPVETELGEVPDSLSRATGLCLFRVTQEALRNVARHARAGGVRVSLRERDGGLEVRVGDDGVGFDASAPPRTARLGLVGMRERVLLLHGRVEVASAPGRGTSVAAWIPIPGERP; encoded by the coding sequence ATGGCCTACACACCCGCCGACTTGCGTTCCGAGCTCGAATCGCACGTCCGCTTCGAGACGATGCTCGTCGAGTTGTCCCTGCAGTTCCTTCGGATTCCGGCCGACGAGGTTGACGGGGCGATCACGCAGGCGCAGCAACGCGTCTGCGAGGCCCTCGGCGTGGACGTATCCGCACTGTGGCAGTGGTCCGGGGACGGCGAGTCGGACGTCACCTTGACCCATCTCCATCGCCCCATGGGGGGTCCCCCCTTCCCGCAGGGGATGAACGCCGCGGAGGACTTCCCGTGGTTCTTGGAGCGCATCTCGGCCGGAAGGCCGGTCGTCGCCCCCTCGCCCGAGGACTTCCCCCCGGAGGGGGCCCGCGACCGGGAGACCCTGCGCCGCCTCGGGATCATCTCCTCGGTGGCATTGCCGCTGGCCGTCGGCGGAGCGCCCCCCTTCGGCGCGATCTCGTTCAATACCATGCGGGAGCGGCGGGACTGGCCGGGCGAGGTCCTCCGTCGGCTGGACCTCGTCGCGCAGATCTTCGCCAATGCGCTCTCCCGCAAGCGATCGGACCGGGCGTTGAAGGAGAGCGAGGAACGACTGTCCCTGGCGGCCGAGTCGGGAGAGCTGGGCCTCTGGAGCCTCGACCTGGCCGGCGGTCGCCTCTGGGCCACGCCGAAGTCGCGGGAGCTGTTCGGCCTGCCGGCGGACACCTCGCTGACCCTCGACGGCGTGCTGGAGTTGATTCACCGCGACGACCGGGATTCCGTCCTCCGCACGATCGACGAGGTCGTGCGTTCGCGGCAGGTCGGACGACTGGAGTACCGGGTGAGGAGGCCCGACGGGCACGAGGCATGGATCGTCTCGCGAGGCCGCGTCCGTTGCGACCCCGCCGGCAAGCCCGCGATCCTGATGGGCGTCTCCGTGGATGTCTCCGAGCGCCACCGGGCGGAGGAGATCTCCCGCAACCTGGGAGGTCGGATCCTCGCCGCGCACGAGGAGGAGCGCTCCCGGCTGGCACGCGAGCTCCACGACGACGTGTCGCAGCGCCTGGCGTGTTTTGCGATCGACGTCGCGAGGATCGAATCGCAGGTCACGACCGCATCCACCGGGAAGGCCCTGCGCGACCTGCGCACCGCGCTCGCCCGCCTGGGCGAGGACATCCACGCGTTGTCCCATCAGCTCCATCCCTCGATCCTCGTGGACCTCGGCCTCGTCGCCGCGCTGACCGCCGAGTGCGAACGCTTCGCGTTGCAGCAGTCGATTCCCGTCGAGACGGAGCTCGGCGAGGTTCCGGACTCCCTCTCGCGCGCGACCGGTCTCTGCCTTTTCCGCGTGACGCAGGAAGCCCTGCGGAACGTCGCTCGCCACGCCCGGGCCGGCGGGGTCCGGGTGTCCCTGCGCGAACGGGACGGCGGGCTCGAGGTGCGCGTCGGTGACGACGGCGTGGGATTCGACGCATCGGCGCCGCCCCGGACGGCCCGGCTCGGCCTCGTCGGGATGCGGGAACGTGTCCTTCTGCTTCACGGCCGTGTGGAGGTGGCGAGCGCGCCGGGTCGCGGGACCTCGGTCGCGGCCTGGATTCCGATCCCGGGGGAGCGGCCGTGA
- a CDS encoding response regulator transcription factor, whose amino-acid sequence MSEGTRPRVLLADDHRLVAEGIKTLLEREFEIVGMAEDGLALLDAAERLHPDVVVADITMPRLNGIDAIARLRQIDDRIRIVLLTMHPEPMYVRRALDAGASGYVLKHSSPEELVAAIRAALAGRTYIEPTLVGELLHDSARRPGDHVDPVASLTPRQREILQMVAEGRTAKEIGAALAISARTVEFHKYQLMESLGLHTTADLVHFAIKHGIVSV is encoded by the coding sequence GTGAGCGAGGGGACGCGCCCCCGCGTGCTCCTGGCCGACGACCACCGTCTGGTCGCCGAGGGGATCAAGACGCTCCTCGAGCGCGAGTTCGAGATCGTCGGCATGGCCGAGGACGGGCTCGCGCTGCTGGACGCGGCGGAGCGGCTCCATCCCGACGTCGTCGTGGCGGACATCACGATGCCCCGCCTCAACGGGATCGACGCCATCGCACGGCTGCGGCAGATCGACGACCGCATTCGGATCGTCCTCCTCACGATGCACCCGGAGCCGATGTACGTGCGCCGCGCCCTCGACGCGGGAGCGTCGGGGTACGTCCTCAAGCACTCCTCCCCGGAAGAGCTCGTCGCCGCGATCCGCGCCGCGCTCGCCGGAAGGACCTACATCGAGCCGACGCTCGTCGGGGAGTTGTTGCACGATTCGGCGCGCCGTCCCGGAGACCACGTGGACCCGGTCGCCTCGCTGACCCCCCGTCAGCGGGAGATCCTGCAGATGGTCGCGGAGGGGCGCACGGCGAAGGAGATCGGCGCGGCCCTCGCGATCTCGGCCCGGACCGTCGAGTTCCACAAGTACCAGCTCATGGAATCGCTGGGCCTGCACACGACCGCCGACCTCGTCCACTTCGCGATCAAGCACGGCATCGTCTCCGTCTGA